A genomic stretch from Bacteroidota bacterium includes:
- a CDS encoding biotin/lipoyl-containing protein has protein sequence MKNFKFTIRGHEYEVDILNCEGNVAEIEVNGTKYEVEVNKEMQKTTTPTLVRPKIPLPKGANEIKKSTNEKVFKVEAPLPGNIIKVIAKEGDTVKKGDKLLIMEAMKMENDVKSEKDATVKTIKVNNGDTVLQGDILIELELE, from the coding sequence ATGAAAAATTTTAAATTTACTATAAGAGGTCATGAATATGAGGTAGATATTCTGAATTGTGAAGGAAATGTTGCAGAAATTGAAGTTAATGGTACAAAATACGAAGTTGAGGTTAATAAAGAAATGCAAAAAACAACAACACCAACTCTTGTTAGACCAAAAATTCCCCTTCCTAAGGGTGCAAATGAAATAAAGAAAAGTACGAATGAAAAAGTCTTTAAAGTTGAAGCACCTCTTCCCGGAAATATTATAAAAGTTATTGCAAAAGAAGGAGACACTGTAAAAAAAGGTGATAAATTGCTGATAATGGAAGCAATGAAAATGGAGAATGATGTTAAATCGGAAAAAGATGCAACAGTAAAAACTATTAAAGTAAATAATGGGGATACTGTTTTGCAAGGTGATATATTAATAGAACTTGAACTTGAATAA
- a CDS encoding OadG family protein, translating to MFYLISKITFDFSAISDMGITVSVVGYTLVFLALLILYIIFQNLPALVYFKARRKHKQKRNIKTGEKEDRYYAGEINAAIGMALYLHFKELHDDENIVLTMHRMKKRYSPWNSKVYNFENFRF from the coding sequence ATGTTTTATCTAATTTCCAAAATAACATTTGATTTTTCAGCAATTTCCGATATGGGAATAACAGTTTCTGTTGTTGGATATACTCTTGTTTTTTTAGCGTTATTGATACTTTATATTATTTTCCAAAATCTTCCTGCATTGGTTTATTTTAAAGCAAGAAGAAAACATAAACAAAAAAGAAATATTAAAACAGGTGAAAAAGAGGACAGATATTATGCAGGGGAGATTAATGCAGCTATTGGAATGGCATTGTATCTTCATTTTAAGGAATTACATGATGATGAAAATATTGTGTTAACAATGCATAGGATGAAAAAAAGATATTCACCATGGAATTCAAAAGTTTATAATTTTGAAAATTTCAGATTTTAA